One Microvirga thermotolerans DNA window includes the following coding sequences:
- a CDS encoding NUDIX hydrolase, which translates to MPKNPETLPNGELCQVAALPFRIRDGKVEVLLVTSRETKRWLIPKGWPMKGKKPHKAAAQEAVEEAGVKGAIRHKPIGHYEYWKRRTEHFDLCRVDVYPLEVSKQLKTWREKGQRDAQWFEVEDAAYQVLEPALAELIRGLPARL; encoded by the coding sequence ATGCCCAAGAATCCAGAAACCCTTCCCAACGGCGAGCTGTGTCAGGTAGCAGCGCTCCCCTTCCGCATCAGGGACGGGAAGGTCGAGGTTCTCCTCGTCACCTCCCGGGAGACGAAGCGCTGGCTCATTCCCAAGGGCTGGCCGATGAAGGGCAAGAAGCCCCACAAGGCCGCGGCCCAGGAGGCGGTGGAGGAGGCGGGCGTGAAGGGCGCCATCCGGCACAAGCCCATCGGACACTACGAATACTGGAAGCGCCGGACCGAGCATTTCGACCTGTGCCGGGTCGACGTCTACCCGCTCGAGGTCTCCAAGCAGCTCAAGACATGGCGGGAGAAGGGGCAGCGCGATGCCCAGTGGTTCGAGGTGGAGGATGCCGCCTATCAGGTCCTTGAGCCCGCCCTGGCCGAACTGATCCGGGGGCTCCCCGCCCGCCTGTGA
- a CDS encoding MOSC domain-containing protein: protein MNPVVEAVSSHPRHAFSKINRDRVRLVAGLGVEGDAHAGATVRHRSRVARDPTRPNLRQVHLIPGELHDELRGRGFRVSAGDMGENVTTRGLDLLSLPTGTRLRLGEEALLEVTGLRNPCVQIDRFRKGMMAAVLDRDPAGNLVRRAGIMAIVLHSGEVRPGDAIEVELPAPPHRPLVPV from the coding sequence ATGAATCCCGTCGTCGAAGCGGTCAGTTCCCACCCGAGGCATGCCTTCAGCAAGATCAACCGGGACCGGGTTCGCCTCGTCGCGGGGCTCGGCGTCGAGGGGGATGCCCATGCGGGCGCGACCGTCAGGCACCGGTCGCGGGTGGCCAGGGATCCGACCCGGCCGAACCTGCGCCAGGTTCACCTGATCCCCGGGGAACTGCACGACGAGTTGCGCGGCAGGGGCTTCCGTGTGTCCGCCGGAGACATGGGCGAGAACGTCACGACGCGCGGCCTCGACCTCCTTTCCCTCCCGACAGGGACGCGCCTGCGTCTCGGAGAGGAGGCGCTGCTGGAGGTGACGGGTTTGCGCAATCCCTGCGTTCAGATCGACCGTTTCCGGAAGGGGATGATGGCGGCGGTGCTCGACCGCGACCCGGCGGGCAATCTCGTGCGCAGGGCGGGAATCATGGCGATCGTTCTGCACAGCGGCGAGGTGAGGCCCGGCGATGCGATCGAGGTCGAGCTTCCAGCGCCGCCTCATCGGCCCCTCGTTCCGGTCTGA
- a CDS encoding chloride channel protein, with amino-acid sequence MLAAVVGAASGVVVSAMGLIAKLLHSLLFDITLEESLSAMSGLEARQVLIPAVGGGLVGLSAWLVSRYRTTHLVDPIEANALHGGRLSLSDSMIVGVQTLLSNGFGASVGLEAGYTQMGSGIASWAARRLNLRRSDVRVLVGCGAAGAIACAFNAPFTGAFYGFELIIGVYSIATVAPVMAATLAAVLVGHVLQSAPALIDVPPVPELRAADYFPFLILGVVAGGVSVGVMRLVTLVERIFVATGCPPIFRPAIGGLAVGAIGFFVPQVLSAGHGALHIQLETGLGLGMLALLFAAKVAASAISLGSGFRGGLFFASLLLGALLGKIFAIVAGPIMPLAVDPVVSAIVGMASLAVGIVGGPLTITFLALETTGDLAISGIVLTASIMAAIVVRQTFGYSFSTWRLHLRGETIRSAQDVGWLRSLTVGRMMRRDVKTIQIPATLAEFRRKFPLGSAQRVVAADETGRYAGIVLVPEAYASDAALEATDSIAPLLRYRDDMLVPAMNVKEAASIFDQTQSEELAVVDNAQNRKVLGLLTESHLLRRYSEELDKAHRGALGEETVNESVGKERRA; translated from the coding sequence ATGCTTGCGGCGGTCGTGGGGGCGGCCTCGGGCGTCGTCGTTTCGGCGATGGGTCTCATCGCCAAGCTGCTGCACAGCCTCCTCTTCGACATTACCCTCGAAGAGAGCCTGAGCGCCATGTCCGGGCTCGAGGCCCGTCAGGTTCTGATCCCTGCCGTCGGCGGCGGGCTCGTGGGGCTCAGCGCCTGGCTGGTGTCCCGCTATCGCACGACCCACCTGGTCGACCCGATCGAGGCGAACGCCCTCCATGGCGGGCGCCTCTCCTTGAGCGACAGCATGATCGTCGGCGTCCAGACGCTGCTCTCCAACGGCTTCGGAGCCTCGGTGGGGCTGGAGGCGGGTTATACGCAGATGGGCTCCGGCATCGCCTCCTGGGCTGCACGCCGCCTGAACCTTCGCCGCAGCGACGTGCGCGTGCTCGTGGGATGCGGCGCGGCCGGCGCCATCGCCTGCGCGTTCAACGCCCCGTTCACCGGCGCGTTCTACGGGTTCGAGCTGATCATCGGCGTCTATTCCATCGCGACCGTCGCTCCCGTGATGGCCGCGACGCTCGCCGCCGTCCTGGTCGGCCACGTGCTGCAGTCGGCCCCCGCGCTCATCGACGTTCCGCCGGTGCCCGAGCTGAGGGCGGCGGACTACTTCCCCTTTCTCATCCTCGGGGTGGTGGCGGGCGGCGTGTCGGTCGGCGTCATGCGCCTCGTGACCCTGGTCGAGCGGATCTTCGTCGCGACCGGGTGCCCGCCCATCTTCAGGCCGGCGATCGGCGGTCTCGCCGTCGGCGCCATCGGCTTCTTCGTCCCGCAGGTCCTGTCGGCCGGCCATGGAGCGCTGCACATCCAGCTGGAGACCGGCCTCGGCCTCGGCATGCTGGCGCTGCTGTTCGCCGCCAAGGTCGCCGCCTCGGCCATCTCGCTCGGCTCGGGCTTCCGCGGCGGCCTCTTCTTCGCGTCGCTCCTCCTGGGGGCGCTGCTCGGCAAGATCTTCGCCATCGTCGCGGGACCGATCATGCCGCTGGCCGTGGACCCGGTGGTGTCCGCCATCGTGGGAATGGCCTCGCTGGCGGTCGGCATCGTCGGCGGGCCGCTGACCATCACGTTCCTCGCCCTCGAGACCACGGGCGACCTCGCCATCAGCGGGATCGTGCTCACCGCGTCGATCATGGCAGCCATCGTGGTGCGCCAGACCTTCGGCTACTCCTTCTCCACCTGGCGCCTGCATCTGCGCGGCGAGACCATCCGCAGCGCGCAGGATGTGGGCTGGCTGCGCAGCCTGACCGTCGGCCGCATGATGCGCCGCGACGTCAAGACCATCCAGATCCCCGCGACGCTGGCGGAGTTCCGGCGCAAGTTCCCGCTCGGGTCGGCGCAGCGCGTGGTCGCTGCGGACGAGACGGGACGCTATGCGGGCATCGTCCTCGTGCCGGAGGCCTACGCCTCCGATGCGGCCCTGGAAGCCACGGACAGCATCGCCCCGCTCCTGCGCTACCGGGACGACATGCTCGTTCCGGCCATGAACGTGAAGGAGGCGGCGAGCATCTTCGACCAGACCCAGAGCGAGGAACTCGCCGTCGTGGACAATGCCCAGAACCGCAAGGTTCTCGGGCTCCTGACCGAGAGCCACCTCCTGCGCCGCTACAGCGAGGAACTCGACAAGGCCCATCGCGGCGCCCTCGGCGAGGAGACCGTGAACGAGAGCGTGGGGAAAGAGCGCCGCGCCTGA
- a CDS encoding lysozyme inhibitor LprI family protein, with protein sequence MKLSSALIAVSFSLAGFNASGAALAQSLPANPCESESSTYAQSACLDKALKAADGELNAVYKKALELIDKDDMMSAEQHRNWKQALQKAQRAWVAFRDADCGEPVGYEWSQGTGMGPATLACLLQKTRIRTAELRQRYLER encoded by the coding sequence ATGAAACTCTCGTCCGCACTCATCGCCGTCTCCTTTTCGCTTGCCGGATTCAACGCCTCGGGCGCGGCGCTCGCCCAGAGCCTTCCCGCCAACCCCTGCGAGTCGGAAAGTTCCACCTACGCCCAGAGCGCATGCCTCGACAAAGCCCTGAAGGCGGCCGACGGCGAGCTCAATGCCGTCTACAAGAAGGCGCTGGAGCTGATCGACAAGGACGACATGATGAGCGCGGAGCAGCACCGCAACTGGAAGCAGGCCCTGCAGAAGGCCCAGCGCGCCTGGGTCGCCTTCCGCGATGCCGATTGCGGCGAGCCCGTCGGCTACGAGTGGTCCCAAGGCACCGGCATGGGACCGGCGACCCTCGCCTGCCTTCTCCAGAAGACCAGGATCAGGACCGCCGAGCTGAGGCAGCGCTACCTCGAGCGGTAG
- a CDS encoding cyclase dehydrase: MAHRHRTRSHARPPASAEALARGLGWFSLALGAAELLGARSMARWLGMERHESLIRAYGVREIATGIGILAQKDPAPWIWGRVAGDALDLATLSGALRDPKAHRDRVAVAFGAVMGATVLDVACANALSGQEPPRHRRAVDYSDRSGLPRPPGQMRGAARDFEVPRDMRIPDALRPYRQPRRQERPQPSM; encoded by the coding sequence ATGGCCCATCGTCATCGCACGCGCTCCCACGCCCGCCCGCCGGCCTCCGCCGAGGCGCTCGCCCGCGGCCTCGGCTGGTTCAGTCTCGCGCTCGGCGCCGCCGAGCTGCTCGGGGCCAGGAGCATGGCCCGCTGGCTCGGCATGGAGCGTCACGAGAGCCTCATCCGCGCCTATGGCGTTCGGGAGATCGCCACCGGCATCGGCATCCTCGCGCAGAAGGACCCGGCGCCGTGGATCTGGGGGCGCGTCGCCGGCGACGCGCTCGACCTCGCGACCCTGAGCGGAGCCCTGCGCGATCCGAAAGCCCATCGGGACCGTGTCGCGGTGGCCTTCGGCGCGGTCATGGGTGCAACCGTGCTCGACGTGGCCTGCGCCAATGCCCTGAGCGGGCAGGAACCCCCGCGGCACAGGCGCGCCGTCGACTACAGCGACCGCAGCGGCCTGCCGCGCCCGCCGGGCCAGATGCGGGGAGCGGCGCGCGACTTCGAGGTGCCGCGGGACATGCGCATTCCCGATGCGCTGCGCCCCTACAGGCAGCCGCGGCGCCAGGAGCGGCCGCAGCCCTCCATGTAA
- a CDS encoding inositol monophosphatase family protein yields the protein MQDDLKTRFEAACEVAREAGALARRRFLERPRSQLADMKGPQDFLTATDSEVEELIRGRLLARFPGDAFFGEEGGGSFERDVWVVDPIDGTANFARGIPHFAISIAFIRDNRVEIGVVLDVMHDELYTARRGFGAALNGKAIRVSGLADIRQATVEAGWSSRLPADSYVAMVERLKHTGVNVRRGGSGTLGIAYVADGRIDAYCELHINAWDALAGLLIVEEAGGWTNNFLAGDGLRKGNPVLVSTPELADEISAATGIRKDPA from the coding sequence ATGCAAGACGATCTGAAGACGCGTTTCGAGGCGGCCTGCGAGGTCGCACGGGAGGCAGGTGCGCTGGCGCGCCGGCGGTTCCTCGAGCGGCCCCGTTCCCAGCTCGCCGACATGAAGGGACCCCAGGACTTCCTGACCGCGACGGATTCCGAGGTGGAGGAGCTGATCCGCGGCCGCCTCCTCGCCCGGTTCCCGGGAGACGCCTTCTTCGGAGAGGAGGGCGGCGGTTCCTTCGAGCGGGATGTCTGGGTCGTGGATCCCATCGACGGAACCGCGAACTTCGCCCGCGGCATCCCCCACTTCGCCATCTCCATCGCCTTCATCCGCGACAACCGGGTCGAGATCGGCGTCGTCCTGGACGTGATGCACGACGAACTCTACACCGCCCGCCGCGGCTTCGGCGCGGCCCTGAACGGAAAGGCCATCCGCGTGAGCGGGCTTGCCGACATCCGGCAGGCCACGGTGGAGGCCGGCTGGTCGTCGCGCCTTCCGGCGGACAGCTACGTCGCCATGGTGGAGCGGCTGAAGCACACGGGGGTCAACGTGCGCCGGGGCGGCTCGGGAACGCTCGGCATCGCCTACGTGGCGGACGGCCGGATCGACGCCTATTGCGAGCTGCACATCAATGCCTGGGACGCCCTGGCGGGGCTCCTGATCGTCGAGGAGGCCGGGGGCTGGACCAACAATTTCCTGGCGGGCGACGGCCTCCGCAAGGGCAACCCCGTCCTGGTCTCGACGCCGGAACTCGCCGACGAGATCTCCGCGGCGACGGGTATCCGTAAGGACCCCGCCTGA
- a CDS encoding ABC transporter substrate-binding protein has product MLAGAATALSFLSAGQAQAQGALVMYCGVQEEWCRAMTTAFERETGIKVSMTRKSSGEIYAQVKAEAANPRADIWWGGTGDPHMQAAEEGLTVEYKSPKLAELQDWAVRQWEQSKQRTVGIYSGALGFGYNTELIKSKGIPEPKCWADLLNPKLKDEVQMADPNSSGTAYTLLATIVQIMGEDKGFDYLKALHKNVNQYTKSGAAPAKAMALGETTAGIAFMHDIVTMVVDKAPVKVVAPCEGTGYEIGSMSIIKGAKNMDSAKKFYDWALTPEAQKLGAEAKSYQVPSNKNTPVPPQAPKLSEIKLINFDFAKYGSSEERKRLLSKWDNEVKNLPK; this is encoded by the coding sequence ATGCTGGCCGGTGCCGCTACGGCACTCTCGTTCCTGTCCGCCGGGCAGGCGCAGGCCCAGGGGGCCCTCGTCATGTACTGCGGCGTGCAGGAGGAATGGTGCCGGGCCATGACCACCGCCTTCGAGCGGGAGACCGGCATCAAGGTTTCGATGACCCGCAAGAGCTCGGGCGAGATCTATGCGCAGGTCAAAGCCGAGGCCGCCAACCCCCGCGCCGACATCTGGTGGGGCGGCACGGGCGACCCGCACATGCAGGCCGCCGAGGAGGGCCTCACCGTCGAGTACAAGTCGCCGAAGCTCGCCGAGCTCCAGGACTGGGCGGTGCGCCAGTGGGAGCAGTCCAAGCAGCGCACGGTCGGCATCTACTCGGGCGCGCTCGGCTTCGGCTACAACACGGAGCTCATCAAGTCGAAGGGCATTCCCGAGCCGAAGTGCTGGGCGGACCTCCTCAATCCTAAGCTGAAGGACGAGGTGCAGATGGCCGACCCGAATTCCTCGGGCACGGCCTACACGCTCCTGGCGACCATCGTTCAGATCATGGGCGAGGACAAGGGCTTCGACTATCTCAAGGCCCTGCACAAGAACGTCAACCAGTACACCAAGTCCGGCGCCGCTCCGGCCAAGGCCATGGCCCTCGGCGAGACGACCGCCGGCATCGCCTTCATGCACGACATCGTGACCATGGTGGTGGACAAGGCCCCGGTGAAGGTCGTCGCGCCCTGCGAGGGCACCGGCTACGAGATCGGCTCCATGTCGATCATCAAGGGCGCCAAGAACATGGACAGCGCCAAGAAGTTCTACGACTGGGCCCTGACTCCCGAGGCGCAGAAGCTCGGCGCGGAGGCGAAATCGTACCAGGTGCCGTCGAACAAGAACACGCCGGTGCCGCCGCAGGCGCCGAAGCTCAGCGAGATCAAGCTCATCAACTTCGATTTCGCCAAGTACGGCTCCTCCGAGGAGCGCAAGCGGCTCCTGTCCAAGTGGGACAACGAGGTGAAGAACCTGCCGAAATAG
- a CDS encoding zinc-dependent alcohol dehydrogenase gives MKALRWYGKGDIRCEQVPDPGIEDPRDAIIKVTSCAICGSDLHLYNHFMPGMQKGDILGHETMGEVVEVGSAVRNLKVGDRVVIPFTIICGECDQCRRGNYSVCERSNRNAHLAAKAFGHTTAGLFGYTHLTGGYAGGQAEYLRVPYADATHVKVPDGIPDEKLLFLSDIFPTGWQAAVQCDIEPTDTVAIWGAGPVGQMAIRSALLLGARQVVAIDRIPERLSMARAGGAIAINFEEESVIERLNELTAGRGPEKCIDAVGMEAHVSMAHPDTILDRAKQAVMLETDRPHVLREMIYVCRPAGVLSVPGVYGGLLDKIPFGAVMNKGLTIRTGQTHVNRWTDDLLRRIQEGQIDPSFVITHTAGLEDGPQMYETFRDKKDGCVKVVLKPQ, from the coding sequence ATGAAAGCGCTTCGCTGGTACGGGAAAGGGGATATCCGCTGCGAGCAGGTTCCCGATCCGGGAATCGAGGACCCGCGCGACGCGATCATCAAGGTGACGAGCTGCGCGATCTGCGGATCCGACCTGCATCTCTACAACCATTTCATGCCCGGAATGCAGAAGGGCGACATCCTGGGCCACGAGACCATGGGCGAGGTGGTCGAGGTCGGGTCCGCCGTCCGGAACCTGAAGGTGGGCGACCGGGTCGTGATTCCGTTCACCATCATCTGCGGCGAGTGCGACCAGTGCCGACGAGGCAATTACTCGGTCTGCGAGCGATCCAACCGCAACGCCCATCTCGCCGCCAAGGCCTTCGGCCACACTACGGCCGGCCTCTTCGGCTACACGCACCTCACGGGCGGCTACGCGGGCGGGCAGGCGGAGTACCTGCGCGTTCCCTATGCGGACGCGACGCACGTGAAGGTCCCCGACGGCATTCCGGACGAGAAGCTTCTCTTCCTCAGCGATATCTTTCCCACCGGCTGGCAGGCGGCGGTCCAGTGCGACATCGAGCCGACGGACACGGTCGCGATCTGGGGCGCAGGCCCCGTGGGCCAGATGGCGATCCGCAGCGCTCTCCTGCTCGGCGCCAGGCAGGTCGTCGCCATCGACAGGATTCCCGAGCGCCTCAGCATGGCCCGGGCCGGCGGCGCGATCGCCATCAACTTCGAGGAGGAGAGCGTCATCGAGCGCCTCAACGAGCTGACGGCGGGCAGGGGGCCGGAGAAATGCATCGACGCGGTCGGCATGGAGGCGCACGTGTCGATGGCTCATCCCGACACCATCCTCGACCGCGCCAAGCAGGCGGTGATGCTCGAGACCGACCGCCCGCACGTCCTGCGGGAGATGATCTATGTCTGCCGCCCGGCGGGCGTCCTTTCGGTGCCGGGCGTCTATGGCGGGCTTCTCGACAAGATCCCCTTCGGGGCCGTCATGAACAAGGGCCTCACGATCCGCACCGGCCAGACGCACGTGAACCGGTGGACCGACGATCTTCTGAGGCGGATTCAGGAAGGGCAGATCGACCCCTCCTTCGTCATCACCCACACGGCCGGTCTGGAAGACGGACCGCAAATGTACGAGACATTCCGCGATAAGAAGGACGGCTGCGTCAAAGTCGTCCTCAAGCCCCAGTGA
- a CDS encoding ABC transporter ATP-binding protein: MNRQKQRGDATRDVLRFTFRHWRREPKYVFLVVATMMTATLADVFMPLFAGRLVDAISLGAGDREAALSGALTAFVAMTALGLAMVIMRHLAFYGIVELTLRVMSRVAQDAFARVQRFSTDWHANSFAGSVVRKITRGMWALDLLHDTILLALLPSLVVLIGSMIVLGTHWPVMGLVIAVGTAAYIAMTALLSVLYVAPAARLANAWDTKVGGTLADALSCNAVVKAFGAEMREDARLRGVLAKWQSRTRRVWQRGTNSGTTQLVALLAIRAAIIGTALWLWWEDRASPGDLAYVLTTYFVIHGYLRDVGMHINNLRRSVNDMEELVSIHGEPVGIEDRPSAPAIHIARGEIAFDHVSFHYAGHETPLYRDLSLTIRAGERVGLVGPSGSGKTTLVKLVQRLYDVSGGRILIDGQNIAGVQQASLRSQIAIVQQEPVLFHRTLAENIAYVRPGASMAEIERAARLANAHAFIGRLPKGYGTLVGERGVKLSGGERQRVAIARAFLANAPILILDEATSALDSESETLIQQAMERLMEGRTSIVIAHRLSTVRALDRILVFDRGRIVEEGTHAALYRKNGLYRRLCDHQGLEFDIRQRPQGQAAE, from the coding sequence ATGAACCGACAGAAGCAACGCGGGGACGCGACCCGCGACGTTTTGAGATTCACCTTCCGGCATTGGCGCCGCGAGCCGAAATACGTTTTCCTCGTCGTCGCCACGATGATGACGGCGACGCTGGCCGACGTTTTCATGCCGCTGTTCGCAGGGCGCCTCGTGGACGCCATTTCCCTGGGAGCGGGCGACCGGGAGGCCGCGCTTTCCGGCGCGCTGACCGCGTTCGTCGCCATGACAGCTCTCGGGCTTGCGATGGTGATCATGCGCCATCTGGCCTTCTACGGCATCGTCGAGCTGACGCTGCGCGTCATGTCGCGCGTCGCGCAGGACGCCTTCGCGCGGGTGCAGCGCTTCTCGACCGACTGGCATGCCAACAGCTTCGCCGGATCCGTCGTGCGCAAGATCACCCGCGGCATGTGGGCGCTGGACCTTCTGCACGACACGATCCTGCTCGCCCTTCTGCCGTCCCTCGTGGTGCTGATCGGCTCCATGATCGTGCTCGGCACGCATTGGCCGGTCATGGGGCTCGTCATCGCCGTCGGCACGGCGGCTTACATCGCCATGACCGCGCTCCTGTCCGTTCTCTACGTCGCGCCTGCGGCGCGGCTCGCGAACGCCTGGGACACGAAGGTGGGCGGAACGCTGGCGGATGCCCTGAGCTGCAATGCGGTGGTGAAGGCCTTCGGCGCAGAGATGCGCGAGGACGCCAGGTTGAGGGGCGTGCTCGCCAAGTGGCAGAGCCGCACCCGGCGGGTGTGGCAGCGCGGCACCAACAGCGGCACGACGCAGCTCGTCGCCCTGCTCGCCATCCGCGCAGCCATCATCGGCACGGCGCTGTGGCTCTGGTGGGAGGACCGCGCATCGCCGGGCGACCTCGCCTACGTGCTGACGACCTACTTCGTCATTCACGGCTATCTGCGGGATGTCGGCATGCACATCAACAACCTCCGCCGTTCCGTGAACGACATGGAGGAGCTGGTGTCGATCCACGGCGAGCCCGTCGGCATCGAGGACCGTCCGTCCGCGCCCGCGATCCATATCGCGCGGGGCGAGATCGCGTTCGATCATGTGAGCTTCCACTACGCAGGCCACGAGACGCCGCTCTACCGCGACCTGTCGCTCACCATCCGCGCGGGCGAGCGGGTCGGCCTCGTGGGGCCATCGGGCTCGGGCAAGACGACCCTCGTGAAGCTCGTGCAGCGGCTCTACGACGTGTCGGGCGGGCGCATCCTCATCGACGGGCAGAACATCGCCGGCGTGCAGCAGGCCTCCCTGCGGTCGCAGATCGCCATCGTGCAGCAGGAGCCGGTCCTGTTCCACAGGACGCTTGCCGAGAACATCGCCTATGTGCGCCCCGGCGCCTCCATGGCGGAGATCGAGAGGGCCGCTCGCCTCGCCAACGCCCATGCGTTCATCGGGCGCCTGCCGAAGGGATACGGCACCCTGGTGGGCGAGCGCGGCGTCAAGCTCTCGGGCGGGGAGCGTCAGCGGGTCGCCATCGCGCGGGCCTTCCTGGCGAACGCGCCGATCCTGATCCTCGACGAGGCGACCTCCGCGCTCGACTCGGAATCGGAGACGCTGATCCAGCAGGCGATGGAGCGGCTGATGGAAGGCCGCACTTCCATCGTGATCGCCCATCGGCTCTCCACGGTCCGGGCGCTCGACCGGATCCTCGTCTTCGACAGGGGACGGATCGTGGAGGAGGGCACCCACGCGGCCCTCTACCGGAAGAACGGGCTCTACCGGCGCCTCTGCGATCATCAGGGCCTCGAGTTCGACATCCGCCAACGTCCCCAGGGGCAGGCGGCGGAGTAG
- a CDS encoding peptidoglycan-binding domain-containing protein, which translates to MNRACLRPVLHLCAALAAIVGVSGGATSVLAQPAPGPAARTPDPAVEAARAAFESLPEADRRTIQEGLIWSGDYSGSADGTFGRQTFDAIAAFQKRAGRPATGVLSPADRAALQAGMKNARSAVGFEIITDARTGVQIGVPAKLLTGQGDNPGGGSRWQSADGRITLDTRVAPADATLATLYERNLAIKTPGRVVTYKVLRPDFFVIAGETPTGKFYSRYAAGPSGIRAFSIGYDKSVAPQVDRLVVAIANAFVPFPTAAPAAAPPPAAAAPAPATVAQGVAAAGAQAPFGTGLLVGPRQVLTGAPMDRCRAARVRDVRVQQVKGGGPYLLELAQDLDYKGAPLAVSQQEMASASVLVLAFGADGDGARLGAMAGTVEDGRTVSAPLQPGASGAPVFDRSGALAGFVGALPSNPRKVAGIVPSAPYPLLPAAEAARAFPGLSASEAKPAALGAADLVAMVRPRAVPIACAP; encoded by the coding sequence ATGAATCGTGCCTGCCTGCGCCCCGTCCTGCACCTGTGCGCTGCGCTGGCCGCCATCGTCGGCGTCTCCGGGGGAGCGACGTCCGTCCTCGCCCAGCCTGCGCCCGGTCCGGCCGCGCGGACGCCGGATCCCGCCGTCGAGGCGGCGCGGGCTGCGTTCGAGTCCCTGCCGGAGGCGGACCGCCGCACGATCCAGGAGGGCCTGATCTGGAGCGGCGATTATAGCGGCTCGGCCGACGGCACCTTCGGACGCCAGACCTTCGACGCCATCGCCGCCTTCCAGAAAAGAGCGGGCAGGCCCGCCACAGGCGTCCTTTCCCCCGCCGACCGCGCGGCGCTTCAGGCCGGCATGAAGAACGCCCGCAGCGCGGTGGGCTTCGAAATTATCACCGATGCCCGGACGGGCGTGCAGATCGGCGTCCCCGCCAAGCTCCTGACCGGCCAGGGCGACAATCCGGGCGGCGGAAGCCGCTGGCAGAGCGCGGACGGCAGGATCACCCTCGACACCCGCGTCGCCCCCGCGGACGCGACACTCGCCACGCTCTACGAGAGGAACCTCGCCATCAAGACGCCGGGACGCGTCGTCACCTACAAGGTGCTGCGCCCCGATTTCTTCGTGATCGCCGGCGAGACGCCGACGGGCAAGTTCTACTCCCGCTATGCCGCAGGGCCTTCGGGGATCAGGGCGTTCTCCATCGGATACGACAAATCCGTCGCGCCCCAGGTCGACCGCCTCGTGGTCGCCATCGCCAATGCCTTCGTTCCCTTCCCGACGGCGGCGCCCGCAGCGGCTCCGCCCCCCGCCGCAGCCGCGCCCGCGCCCGCGACGGTCGCGCAAGGCGTCGCGGCGGCCGGCGCGCAGGCTCCCTTCGGCACCGGCCTCCTCGTCGGCCCCCGCCAGGTCCTCACCGGCGCGCCGATGGACCGCTGCAGGGCGGCACGGGTCCGGGACGTGCGGGTGCAGCAGGTCAAGGGCGGCGGTCCCTACCTCCTCGAGCTGGCGCAGGATCTGGACTACAAGGGAGCGCCACTCGCCGTTTCCCAGCAAGAGATGGCGAGCGCGTCCGTCCTCGTCCTCGCCTTCGGAGCCGACGGAGACGGGGCGCGGCTCGGCGCGATGGCCGGGACGGTCGAGGACGGCAGAACGGTGTCCGCGCCGCTGCAGCCGGGCGCAAGCGGCGCCCCGGTCTTCGACCGGAGCGGGGCATTGGCTGGCTTCGTCGGCGCGCTTCCTTCCAATCCCCGCAAGGTCGCCGGGATCGTGCCGAGCGCCCCTTATCCGCTTCTTCCCGCCGCGGAGGCGGCAAGAGCCTTCCCGGGGCTCTCTGCGAGCGAAGCGAAACCGGCGGCGCTGGGCGCCGCCGATCTCGTCGCCATGGTCCGGCCTCGGGCCGTCCCGATCGCCTGCGCTCCGTGA
- a CDS encoding DUF488 family protein, producing MAKPRLFTIGYEGADPDRFLAALQDAGVAVLADVRAVALSRKRGFSKSALRDALAQRDIGYDHFIRLGTPKEGRQAARAGDAATMQRIYCEEVLAAPDAQEAFEQLAELALNRPTCLLCFERDPAVCHRRILSDRLRKRGLEVVDLFAI from the coding sequence ATGGCGAAGCCCCGGCTGTTCACCATCGGCTACGAGGGAGCGGATCCCGACCGCTTTCTCGCCGCGCTGCAGGATGCCGGGGTGGCGGTGCTTGCCGACGTGCGCGCCGTGGCTCTTTCCCGCAAGCGCGGCTTTTCCAAGTCGGCGCTGCGGGATGCGCTCGCCCAGCGGGACATCGGGTACGATCACTTCATCCGCCTCGGAACCCCGAAGGAGGGGCGCCAGGCCGCCCGCGCCGGCGACGCCGCCACGATGCAGCGGATCTACTGCGAGGAGGTTCTCGCCGCCCCGGACGCTCAGGAGGCCTTCGAGCAGCTGGCCGAACTCGCGCTGAACCGGCCCACCTGCCTGCTCTGCTTCGAGCGGGATCCCGCCGTCTGCCATCGCCGCATCCTCTCCGACCGGCTCCGGAAGCGCGGCCTGGAGGTGGTCGACCTCTTCGCCATCTGA